CGATGATGATACCATCAAAATTTGGCGAAGCTATTCCTAATTCAAGCAATTCATCTTTATATATATATTCTTGCTTGAAAAAATCTCCGCCACCCAACAAACAAATGATCTCCTCTCCTCCTCAACACCAGGTGCAGTTCAATTCTTATAACTCTCTAGATAGACTCGATATTTTTCAAAAATTGAAACAATAAGGAAAGTCATCCTAATTTTGGCAATCAATCCTTAACTAACACGCTTTTACAAGAGCAAGCAAAGAGGATGCTTGCCCAAGTTAGGCATATTAATTTTAATTTTGAATTGCATATGGGCTTCGGTATAGGCGATTTATTTTGGATTTTTCTCCTCCTTTCTTCCCTGCAACCTCTGTGGCAAAAACGTCAGATAGAGTATCGACGCGTGCGTTCCCTACAGGAATTTCAGCAGCAACGTAAAAGCAGAGTGATTTTGCTCATTCACCGCCAAGAATCGATCAGCTTTTTGGGAATTCCTGTTTCACGTTATATCACCATCGAAGACTCAGAACAGATACTGCGGGCAATTCGCCTCACACCGCCAGAAGTTCCTATTGACCTAATTTTGCATACTCCTGGTGGTTTGGTCTTAGCAACAGAACAAATAGCCAGAGCATTAATTCGTCATCCTGCCAAAGTGACCGTTTTTGTACCTCACTACGCTATGAGTGGCGGTACAATGCTTGCTCTAGCTGCTGATGAAATTGTTATGGATGCCAACGCTGTTCTTGGACCAGTTGACCCACAACTGGGTAACTTCCCAGCAGCCAGCATCATTAAAGTTGTTGAACAGAAGCCTATTGGTGAAGTTGACGACCAGACTTTGATTATGGCAGATTTATCGCGCAAAGCGATCGATCAAGTGCAGCGCTTTGTGCGGACTCTGCTAAAAGATACAGTACCCACACAAAAAGTCAAGCCAGAAAACATCGAAAATATTATCGATGCCCTAACAACTGGGCGCGTGACTCACGACTATCCAATCACCGTTGAAGAAGCTACAGAAATGGGGCTGCCCATAACAGCCGGACTGCCCCGTATTATCTACGACCTCATGGATTTATACCCACAACCTCAAGGCGGACGTCCCAGCGTACAGTACATTCCCATGCCTTACGATGACCGCCGCCCAATTTTACCCACTCCTAAGGGTAGACCCTTAGAAGAACCTAGCCCAACCCAGATGAGTTAAGGCAATTCATTATCTTGTCGGTGTTGGTGTAGGGGTTGCTGTGGGTGACACGCCAGGTGTGGAAGTAGGCGTTGCTGTGGGTGACACGCCAGGTGTAGAAGTAGGCGTTGCTGTGGGTGACACTTCAGGTGTAGAAGTAGGCGTTGCTGTGGGTGACACTTCAGGTGTAGAAGTAGGCGTTGCTGTTGGTGTAGTTGTTGGTGTTGGTGACGGCTGCGTTGTTGGCACAGCTGTTGGCTTCTGCAGGGCTTCCTTGGCTTGTTGGTCGAGTCTTTGCCTGAATGCTAAGTCAGCAATTCCTGTTTCTTTTAAACCTAGTTTTTTCTGATACTGCCTTACTGCTGCTTCTGTTTGAGGACCATAATATTGATTACGGGGTAAGGGAGGATTGGGCTTCGCTACCAAGTTTAAATTTGCCTGCAAAATGTCAATTATTCTTGCAGCAAAATCTTGAGTTTTTGGTCCTGCTATTCCATCAATTGGTTGTAGCTTATACCCTTTTTGAAATTCTTGAATTGCTTTTTTAGTATCTGCGTCTGTCAAAGGTACATCTGATACCTTGACGTTATAACCCAATCCCCGCAACACGGCACGAAATTGCCGTGGTGTGTAGCTACGAGCAGCAAAAGCGACATCGGAAATCACTATACTAGCTGTTATCAGACAAGCAGTCGCAACGGTAACACTTGATTTTCCAAACCCACACCACATAGATCAAACTCCTCTTAGTTAAATCAACTGGATATTGACGTTAACAGATGCATTTTAAGTCTCTGTAACGTCTTTTTTCGCATTATTTGTGATTTTTGATTAGTTTAAGTTACATTGGTCGTTTTTTAGTTATTTTTAACAGTTGTTTTTTGTCATCCATCTATAGAGGTAGCTTTTAAAAGCAGTAGATACAGGTTAGCAAGACCCAAAACCACATAATTTA
The sequence above is a segment of the Mastigocladopsis repens PCC 10914 genome. Coding sequences within it:
- a CDS encoding peptidoglycan-binding domain-containing protein yields the protein MWCGFGKSSVTVATACLITASIVISDVAFAARSYTPRQFRAVLRGLGYNVKVSDVPLTDADTKKAIQEFQKGYKLQPIDGIAGPKTQDFAARIIDILQANLNLVAKPNPPLPRNQYYGPQTEAAVRQYQKKLGLKETGIADLAFRQRLDQQAKEALQKPTAVPTTQPSPTPTTTPTATPTSTPEVSPTATPTSTPEVSPTATPTSTPGVSPTATPTSTPGVSPTATPTPTPTR
- a CDS encoding SDH family Clp fold serine proteinase, encoding MGFGIGDLFWIFLLLSSLQPLWQKRQIEYRRVRSLQEFQQQRKSRVILLIHRQESISFLGIPVSRYITIEDSEQILRAIRLTPPEVPIDLILHTPGGLVLATEQIARALIRHPAKVTVFVPHYAMSGGTMLALAADEIVMDANAVLGPVDPQLGNFPAASIIKVVEQKPIGEVDDQTLIMADLSRKAIDQVQRFVRTLLKDTVPTQKVKPENIENIIDALTTGRVTHDYPITVEEATEMGLPITAGLPRIIYDLMDLYPQPQGGRPSVQYIPMPYDDRRPILPTPKGRPLEEPSPTQMS